A genomic region of Fundulus heteroclitus isolate FHET01 chromosome 24, MU-UCD_Fhet_4.1, whole genome shotgun sequence contains the following coding sequences:
- the stat1a gene encoding signal transducer and activator of transcription 1a isoform X6, with protein sequence MAQWCQLQMLDCKYLEQVDQLYDDSFPMDIRQYLSRWIESIDWDTVAMQDSLATIRFHDLLAQLDDQHSRFALENNFLQQHNFRKIKRNLQDRFQEEPHAMAMIISRNLKEEQKILACAKEAEQEGEGTVSAMVVEKQKLDNKVKDLKDKVQFLDQMLKNLEDLQDEYDFKMKNRENEANSLSPKELQQEKFQMARMCMDLKQKRQDVVTFLTELLNLTHTLIQELVSEELPEWKQRQQIACIGGPPNACVDQLQNWFTAVAEALQQVRQQLKKMLELEQKFTYENDPISQKKAHLENRALELLKSLLSNSLVVERQPCMPTHPQRPLVLKTGVQFTVKLRFLVKLHEFNYQLKVKAVFDKDVTEKKGFRKFNILGTNTKVMNMEESNGSLAAEFRHLQLKEQKLAGNRTNEGPLIVTEELHSLSFESELHPNQSGLSIKLEATALPLVVISNVCQLPSGWASILWYNMLTTEPKNLKFFLSPPAAKWSQLSEVLSWQFSSVTKRGLNQEQLNMLADKLLGAKAQRNPDGMIPWTKFCKSANEKAFPFWLWIEGILDLIKRHLLSLWNDGCIMGFISKEREKGMLSDKCPGTFLLRFSESSKEGAITFTWIEHDVHDKPVYHSVEPYTKKELTAVSLPDIIRTYKVMAVENIPENPLRFLYPDIPKDKAFGKYYPKPSETQEPMDVESTEKSGYMKTELISVSEVHPSRLQDNMMPMSPDDYKALERYVSPRDIDAVMSSDFQDES encoded by the exons ATGGCGCAGTGGTGCCAGCTGCAGATGCTGGACTGTAAGTACCTGGAACAGGTGGACCAGCTGTACGATGACTCCTTCCCCATGGACATCCGGCAGTACCTGAGCCGGTGGATCGAGAGCATCGACTG GGACACGGTGGCCATGCAGGACTCGCTGGCCACCATCCGGTTCCACGACCTGCTGGCCCAGCTGGACGACCAGCACAGCCGCTTCGCCCTGGAGAACAACTTCCTGCAGCAGCACAACTTCCGCAAGATCAAGAGGAACCTGCAG gaTCGGTTTCAGGAGGAGCCCCACGCCATGGCCATGATCATCTCCAGGAACCTGAAGGAGGAGCAGAAGATCCTGGCCTGCGCCAAGGAGGCGGAG CAGGAAGGAGAAGGAACCGTGTCGGCCATGGTGGTGGAGAAACAGAAGCTCGATAACAAAGTGAAGGACCTGAAGGACAAAGTTCAG TTCCTCGATCAGATGCTGAagaacctggaggacctgcaggaCGAGTACGACTTCAAGATGAAGAACAGAG AGAACGAGGCCAACAGCCTGTCGCccaaggagctgcagcaggagaaGTTCCAGATGGCCCGCATGTGCATGGACCTCAAGCAGAAGCGTCAG gACGTGGTGACCTTCCTGACGGAGCTGCTGAACCTCACCCACACCTTGATACAGGAGCTGGTGTCCGAGGAGCTGCCCGAGTGGAAGCAGCGGCAGCAGATCGCGTGCATCGGCGGCCCGCCCAACGCCTGCGTGGACCAGCTGCAGAACTG GTTCACCGCCGTAGCCGAGGCGCTGCAGCAGGTCcggcagcagctgaagaagaTGCTGGAGCTGGAGCAGAAGTTCACGTACGAAAACGACCCCATCTCGCAGAAGAAGGCTCACCTGGAGAACCGGGCGCTGGAGCTGCTCAAGAGCCTCCTCTCCAA ctcGCTGGTTGTGGAGAGGCAGCCCTGCATGCCGACCCACCCGCAGAGACCGCTGGTGCTGAAAACGGGCGTCCAGTTCACCGTGAAGCTCCG GTTTCTGGTGAAGCTTCACGAGTTCAACTACCAGCTGAAGGTCAAAGCCGTGTTCGATAA GGACGTGACGGAGAAGAAAGG GTTTCGCAAATTCAACATCCTGGGGACCAACACCAAGGTGATGAACATGGAGGAGTCCAACGGCAGCCTGGCAGCCGAATTCAGACATCTG CAACTGAAAGagcagaagctggctggcaaCAGAACCAACGAG GGTCCCCTGATCGTCACCGAGGAGCTCCACTCGCTCAGCTTCGAGTCGGAGCTGCACCCGAACCAGTCCGGACTCAGCATCAAGCTGGAG GCCACGGCCCTGCCCCTCGTCGTCATCTCCAACGTCTGCCAGCTGCCCAGCGGCTGGGCCTCCATCCTCTGGTACAACATGCTCACCACGGAGCCCAAG AACCTCAAGTTCTTCCTGTCCCCTCCCGCCGCCAAGTGGTCTCAGTTGTCCGAGGTGCTCAGCTGGCAGTTCTCGTCCGTCACCAAGCGAGGCCTCAACCAGGAGCAGCTCAACATGCTGGCGGACAAGCTGCTCG GAGCCAAAGCTCAGAGGAATCCAGACGGCATGATTCCCTGGACCAAGTTCTGCAAG AGCGCCAACGAGAAAGCCTTCCCCTTCTGGCTGTGGATCGAAGGAATCCTGGACCTGATCAAGAGGCACCTACTGTCGCTGTGGAACGACGG ATGCATCATGGGCTTCATCAGCAAGGAGAGGGAGAAGGGCATGCTGAGCGACAAGTGTCCCGGGACCTTCCTGCTGCGCTTCAGCGAGAGCAGCAAGGAGGGAGCCATCACCTTCACCTGGATTGAGCACGACGTCCACG ACAAGCCGGTTTATCACTCCGTGGAGCCGTACACCAAGAAGGAGCTGACGGCCGTGTCGCTGCCAGACATCATCCGCACCTACAAGGTGATGGCTGTGGAGAACATCCCCGAGAACCCGCTGCGCTTCCTCTACCCCGACATCCCCAAAGACAAGGCCTTCGGGAAGTACTACCCCAAACCCTCAGAGA CTCAAGAGCCGATGGACGTGGAGAGCACGGAGAAGAGCGGCTACATGAAGACGGAGCTCATATCTGTCTCTGAAGT ACATCCGTCCCGACTGCAGGACAACATGATGCCCATGTCTCCTGACGACTACAAAGCCTTGGAGCGCTACGTCAGCCCCCGAGACATCGACGCCGTG ATGAGTTCAGACTTTCAGGATGAAAGCTGA
- the stat1a gene encoding signal transducer and activator of transcription 1a isoform X5, translated as MAQWCQLQMLDCKYLEQVDQLYDDSFPMDIRQYLSRWIESIDWDTVAMQDSLATIRFHDLLAQLDDQHSRFALENNFLQQHNFRKIKRNLQDRFQEEPHAMAMIISRNLKEEQKILACAKEAEQEGEGTVSAMVVEKQKLDNKVKDLKDKVQFLDQMLKNLEDLQDEYDFKMKNRENEANSLSPKELQQEKFQMARMCMDLKQKRQDVVTFLTELLNLTHTLIQELVSEELPEWKQRQQIACIGGPPNACVDQLQNWFTAVAEALQQVRQQLKKMLELEQKFTYENDPISQKKAHLENRALELLKSLLSNSLVVERQPCMPTHPQRPLVLKTGVQFTVKLRFLVKLHEFNYQLKVKAVFDKDVTEKKGFRKFNILGTNTKVMNMEESNGSLAAEFRHLQLKEQKLAGNRTNEGPLIVTEELHSLSFESELHPNQSGLSIKLEATALPLVVISNVCQLPSGWASILWYNMLTTEPKNLKFFLSPPAAKWSQLSEVLSWQFSSVTKRGLNQEQLNMLADKLLGAKAQRNPDGMIPWTKFCKQSANEKAFPFWLWIEGILDLIKRHLLSLWNDGCIMGFISKEREKGMLSDKCPGTFLLRFSESSKEGAITFTWIEHDVHDKPVYHSVEPYTKKELTAVSLPDIIRTYKVMAVENIPENPLRFLYPDIPKDKAFGKYYPKPSETQEPMDVESTEKSGYMKTELISVSEVHPSRLQDNMMPMSPDDYKALERYVSPRDIDAVMSSDFQDES; from the exons ATGGCGCAGTGGTGCCAGCTGCAGATGCTGGACTGTAAGTACCTGGAACAGGTGGACCAGCTGTACGATGACTCCTTCCCCATGGACATCCGGCAGTACCTGAGCCGGTGGATCGAGAGCATCGACTG GGACACGGTGGCCATGCAGGACTCGCTGGCCACCATCCGGTTCCACGACCTGCTGGCCCAGCTGGACGACCAGCACAGCCGCTTCGCCCTGGAGAACAACTTCCTGCAGCAGCACAACTTCCGCAAGATCAAGAGGAACCTGCAG gaTCGGTTTCAGGAGGAGCCCCACGCCATGGCCATGATCATCTCCAGGAACCTGAAGGAGGAGCAGAAGATCCTGGCCTGCGCCAAGGAGGCGGAG CAGGAAGGAGAAGGAACCGTGTCGGCCATGGTGGTGGAGAAACAGAAGCTCGATAACAAAGTGAAGGACCTGAAGGACAAAGTTCAG TTCCTCGATCAGATGCTGAagaacctggaggacctgcaggaCGAGTACGACTTCAAGATGAAGAACAGAG AGAACGAGGCCAACAGCCTGTCGCccaaggagctgcagcaggagaaGTTCCAGATGGCCCGCATGTGCATGGACCTCAAGCAGAAGCGTCAG gACGTGGTGACCTTCCTGACGGAGCTGCTGAACCTCACCCACACCTTGATACAGGAGCTGGTGTCCGAGGAGCTGCCCGAGTGGAAGCAGCGGCAGCAGATCGCGTGCATCGGCGGCCCGCCCAACGCCTGCGTGGACCAGCTGCAGAACTG GTTCACCGCCGTAGCCGAGGCGCTGCAGCAGGTCcggcagcagctgaagaagaTGCTGGAGCTGGAGCAGAAGTTCACGTACGAAAACGACCCCATCTCGCAGAAGAAGGCTCACCTGGAGAACCGGGCGCTGGAGCTGCTCAAGAGCCTCCTCTCCAA ctcGCTGGTTGTGGAGAGGCAGCCCTGCATGCCGACCCACCCGCAGAGACCGCTGGTGCTGAAAACGGGCGTCCAGTTCACCGTGAAGCTCCG GTTTCTGGTGAAGCTTCACGAGTTCAACTACCAGCTGAAGGTCAAAGCCGTGTTCGATAA GGACGTGACGGAGAAGAAAGG GTTTCGCAAATTCAACATCCTGGGGACCAACACCAAGGTGATGAACATGGAGGAGTCCAACGGCAGCCTGGCAGCCGAATTCAGACATCTG CAACTGAAAGagcagaagctggctggcaaCAGAACCAACGAG GGTCCCCTGATCGTCACCGAGGAGCTCCACTCGCTCAGCTTCGAGTCGGAGCTGCACCCGAACCAGTCCGGACTCAGCATCAAGCTGGAG GCCACGGCCCTGCCCCTCGTCGTCATCTCCAACGTCTGCCAGCTGCCCAGCGGCTGGGCCTCCATCCTCTGGTACAACATGCTCACCACGGAGCCCAAG AACCTCAAGTTCTTCCTGTCCCCTCCCGCCGCCAAGTGGTCTCAGTTGTCCGAGGTGCTCAGCTGGCAGTTCTCGTCCGTCACCAAGCGAGGCCTCAACCAGGAGCAGCTCAACATGCTGGCGGACAAGCTGCTCG GAGCCAAAGCTCAGAGGAATCCAGACGGCATGATTCCCTGGACCAAGTTCTGCAAG CAGAGCGCCAACGAGAAAGCCTTCCCCTTCTGGCTGTGGATCGAAGGAATCCTGGACCTGATCAAGAGGCACCTACTGTCGCTGTGGAACGACGG ATGCATCATGGGCTTCATCAGCAAGGAGAGGGAGAAGGGCATGCTGAGCGACAAGTGTCCCGGGACCTTCCTGCTGCGCTTCAGCGAGAGCAGCAAGGAGGGAGCCATCACCTTCACCTGGATTGAGCACGACGTCCACG ACAAGCCGGTTTATCACTCCGTGGAGCCGTACACCAAGAAGGAGCTGACGGCCGTGTCGCTGCCAGACATCATCCGCACCTACAAGGTGATGGCTGTGGAGAACATCCCCGAGAACCCGCTGCGCTTCCTCTACCCCGACATCCCCAAAGACAAGGCCTTCGGGAAGTACTACCCCAAACCCTCAGAGA CTCAAGAGCCGATGGACGTGGAGAGCACGGAGAAGAGCGGCTACATGAAGACGGAGCTCATATCTGTCTCTGAAGT ACATCCGTCCCGACTGCAGGACAACATGATGCCCATGTCTCCTGACGACTACAAAGCCTTGGAGCGCTACGTCAGCCCCCGAGACATCGACGCCGTG ATGAGTTCAGACTTTCAGGATGAAAGCTGA
- the stat1a gene encoding signal transducer and activator of transcription 1a isoform X4, with the protein MAQWCQLQMLDCKYLEQVDQLYDDSFPMDIRQYLSRWIESIDWDTVAMQDSLATIRFHDLLAQLDDQHSRFALENNFLQQHNFRKIKRNLQDRFQEEPHAMAMIISRNLKEEQKILACAKEAEQEGEGTVSAMVVEKQKLDNKVKDLKDKVQFLDQMLKNLEDLQDEYDFKMKNRENEANSLSPKELQQEKFQMARMCMDLKQKRQDVVTFLTELLNLTHTLIQELVSEELPEWKQRQQIACIGGPPNACVDQLQNWFTAVAEALQQVRQQLKKMLELEQKFTYENDPISQKKAHLENRALELLKSLLSNSLVVERQPCMPTHPQRPLVLKTGVQFTVKLRFLVKLHEFNYQLKVKAVFDKDVTEKKGFRKFNILGTNTKVMNMEESNGSLAAEFRHLQLKEQKLAGNRTNEGPLIVTEELHSLSFESELHPNQSGLSIKLEATALPLVVISNVCQLPSGWASILWYNMLTTEPKNLKFFLSPPAAKWSQLSEVLSWQFSSVTKRGLNQEQLNMLADKLLGAKAQRNPDGMIPWTKFCKQSANEKAFPFWLWIEGILDLIKRHLLSLWNDGCIMGFISKEREKGMLSDKCPGTFLLRFSESSKEGAITFTWIEHDVHDKPVYHSVEPYTKKELTAVSLPDIIRTYKVMAVENIPENPLRFLYPDIPKDKAFGKYYPKPSETQEPMDVESTEKSGYMKTELISVSEVHPSRLQDNMMPMSPDDYKALERYVSPRDIDAVEQDMSCSFETSNFLL; encoded by the exons ATGGCGCAGTGGTGCCAGCTGCAGATGCTGGACTGTAAGTACCTGGAACAGGTGGACCAGCTGTACGATGACTCCTTCCCCATGGACATCCGGCAGTACCTGAGCCGGTGGATCGAGAGCATCGACTG GGACACGGTGGCCATGCAGGACTCGCTGGCCACCATCCGGTTCCACGACCTGCTGGCCCAGCTGGACGACCAGCACAGCCGCTTCGCCCTGGAGAACAACTTCCTGCAGCAGCACAACTTCCGCAAGATCAAGAGGAACCTGCAG gaTCGGTTTCAGGAGGAGCCCCACGCCATGGCCATGATCATCTCCAGGAACCTGAAGGAGGAGCAGAAGATCCTGGCCTGCGCCAAGGAGGCGGAG CAGGAAGGAGAAGGAACCGTGTCGGCCATGGTGGTGGAGAAACAGAAGCTCGATAACAAAGTGAAGGACCTGAAGGACAAAGTTCAG TTCCTCGATCAGATGCTGAagaacctggaggacctgcaggaCGAGTACGACTTCAAGATGAAGAACAGAG AGAACGAGGCCAACAGCCTGTCGCccaaggagctgcagcaggagaaGTTCCAGATGGCCCGCATGTGCATGGACCTCAAGCAGAAGCGTCAG gACGTGGTGACCTTCCTGACGGAGCTGCTGAACCTCACCCACACCTTGATACAGGAGCTGGTGTCCGAGGAGCTGCCCGAGTGGAAGCAGCGGCAGCAGATCGCGTGCATCGGCGGCCCGCCCAACGCCTGCGTGGACCAGCTGCAGAACTG GTTCACCGCCGTAGCCGAGGCGCTGCAGCAGGTCcggcagcagctgaagaagaTGCTGGAGCTGGAGCAGAAGTTCACGTACGAAAACGACCCCATCTCGCAGAAGAAGGCTCACCTGGAGAACCGGGCGCTGGAGCTGCTCAAGAGCCTCCTCTCCAA ctcGCTGGTTGTGGAGAGGCAGCCCTGCATGCCGACCCACCCGCAGAGACCGCTGGTGCTGAAAACGGGCGTCCAGTTCACCGTGAAGCTCCG GTTTCTGGTGAAGCTTCACGAGTTCAACTACCAGCTGAAGGTCAAAGCCGTGTTCGATAA GGACGTGACGGAGAAGAAAGG GTTTCGCAAATTCAACATCCTGGGGACCAACACCAAGGTGATGAACATGGAGGAGTCCAACGGCAGCCTGGCAGCCGAATTCAGACATCTG CAACTGAAAGagcagaagctggctggcaaCAGAACCAACGAG GGTCCCCTGATCGTCACCGAGGAGCTCCACTCGCTCAGCTTCGAGTCGGAGCTGCACCCGAACCAGTCCGGACTCAGCATCAAGCTGGAG GCCACGGCCCTGCCCCTCGTCGTCATCTCCAACGTCTGCCAGCTGCCCAGCGGCTGGGCCTCCATCCTCTGGTACAACATGCTCACCACGGAGCCCAAG AACCTCAAGTTCTTCCTGTCCCCTCCCGCCGCCAAGTGGTCTCAGTTGTCCGAGGTGCTCAGCTGGCAGTTCTCGTCCGTCACCAAGCGAGGCCTCAACCAGGAGCAGCTCAACATGCTGGCGGACAAGCTGCTCG GAGCCAAAGCTCAGAGGAATCCAGACGGCATGATTCCCTGGACCAAGTTCTGCAAG CAGAGCGCCAACGAGAAAGCCTTCCCCTTCTGGCTGTGGATCGAAGGAATCCTGGACCTGATCAAGAGGCACCTACTGTCGCTGTGGAACGACGG ATGCATCATGGGCTTCATCAGCAAGGAGAGGGAGAAGGGCATGCTGAGCGACAAGTGTCCCGGGACCTTCCTGCTGCGCTTCAGCGAGAGCAGCAAGGAGGGAGCCATCACCTTCACCTGGATTGAGCACGACGTCCACG ACAAGCCGGTTTATCACTCCGTGGAGCCGTACACCAAGAAGGAGCTGACGGCCGTGTCGCTGCCAGACATCATCCGCACCTACAAGGTGATGGCTGTGGAGAACATCCCCGAGAACCCGCTGCGCTTCCTCTACCCCGACATCCCCAAAGACAAGGCCTTCGGGAAGTACTACCCCAAACCCTCAGAGA CTCAAGAGCCGATGGACGTGGAGAGCACGGAGAAGAGCGGCTACATGAAGACGGAGCTCATATCTGTCTCTGAAGT ACATCCGTCCCGACTGCAGGACAACATGATGCCCATGTCTCCTGACGACTACAAAGCCTTGGAGCGCTACGTCAGCCCCCGAGACATCGACGCCGTG GAGCAAGATatgagctgcagctttgaaACTTCTAACTTCTTGTTGTAG
- the stat1a gene encoding signal transducer and activator of transcription 1a isoform X3, with protein MAQWCQLQMLDCKYLEQVDQLYDDSFPMDIRQYLSRWIESIDWDTVAMQDSLATIRFHDLLAQLDDQHSRFALENNFLQQHNFRKIKRNLQDRFQEEPHAMAMIISRNLKEEQKILACAKEAEEGEGTVSAMVVEKQKLDNKVKDLKDKVQFLDQMLKNLEDLQDEYDFKMKNRENEANSLSPKELQQEKFQMARMCMDLKQKRQDVVTFLTELLNLTHTLIQELVSEELPEWKQRQQIACIGGPPNACVDQLQNWFTAVAEALQQVRQQLKKMLELEQKFTYENDPISQKKAHLENRALELLKSLLSNSLVVERQPCMPTHPQRPLVLKTGVQFTVKLRFLVKLHEFNYQLKVKAVFDKDVTEKKGFRKFNILGTNTKVMNMEESNGSLAAEFRHLQLKEQKLAGNRTNEGPLIVTEELHSLSFESELHPNQSGLSIKLEATALPLVVISNVCQLPSGWASILWYNMLTTEPKNLKFFLSPPAAKWSQLSEVLSWQFSSVTKRGLNQEQLNMLADKLLGAKAQRNPDGMIPWTKFCKQSANEKAFPFWLWIEGILDLIKRHLLSLWNDGCIMGFISKEREKGMLSDKCPGTFLLRFSESSKEGAITFTWIEHDVHDKPVYHSVEPYTKKELTAVSLPDIIRTYKVMAVENIPENPLRFLYPDIPKDKAFGKYYPKPSETQEPMDVESTEKSGYMKTELISVSEVHPSRLQDNMMPMSPDDYKALERYVSPRDIDAVLDLHGLVPQEQDMSCSFETSNFLL; from the exons ATGGCGCAGTGGTGCCAGCTGCAGATGCTGGACTGTAAGTACCTGGAACAGGTGGACCAGCTGTACGATGACTCCTTCCCCATGGACATCCGGCAGTACCTGAGCCGGTGGATCGAGAGCATCGACTG GGACACGGTGGCCATGCAGGACTCGCTGGCCACCATCCGGTTCCACGACCTGCTGGCCCAGCTGGACGACCAGCACAGCCGCTTCGCCCTGGAGAACAACTTCCTGCAGCAGCACAACTTCCGCAAGATCAAGAGGAACCTGCAG gaTCGGTTTCAGGAGGAGCCCCACGCCATGGCCATGATCATCTCCAGGAACCTGAAGGAGGAGCAGAAGATCCTGGCCTGCGCCAAGGAGGCGGAG GAAGGAGAAGGAACCGTGTCGGCCATGGTGGTGGAGAAACAGAAGCTCGATAACAAAGTGAAGGACCTGAAGGACAAAGTTCAG TTCCTCGATCAGATGCTGAagaacctggaggacctgcaggaCGAGTACGACTTCAAGATGAAGAACAGAG AGAACGAGGCCAACAGCCTGTCGCccaaggagctgcagcaggagaaGTTCCAGATGGCCCGCATGTGCATGGACCTCAAGCAGAAGCGTCAG gACGTGGTGACCTTCCTGACGGAGCTGCTGAACCTCACCCACACCTTGATACAGGAGCTGGTGTCCGAGGAGCTGCCCGAGTGGAAGCAGCGGCAGCAGATCGCGTGCATCGGCGGCCCGCCCAACGCCTGCGTGGACCAGCTGCAGAACTG GTTCACCGCCGTAGCCGAGGCGCTGCAGCAGGTCcggcagcagctgaagaagaTGCTGGAGCTGGAGCAGAAGTTCACGTACGAAAACGACCCCATCTCGCAGAAGAAGGCTCACCTGGAGAACCGGGCGCTGGAGCTGCTCAAGAGCCTCCTCTCCAA ctcGCTGGTTGTGGAGAGGCAGCCCTGCATGCCGACCCACCCGCAGAGACCGCTGGTGCTGAAAACGGGCGTCCAGTTCACCGTGAAGCTCCG GTTTCTGGTGAAGCTTCACGAGTTCAACTACCAGCTGAAGGTCAAAGCCGTGTTCGATAA GGACGTGACGGAGAAGAAAGG GTTTCGCAAATTCAACATCCTGGGGACCAACACCAAGGTGATGAACATGGAGGAGTCCAACGGCAGCCTGGCAGCCGAATTCAGACATCTG CAACTGAAAGagcagaagctggctggcaaCAGAACCAACGAG GGTCCCCTGATCGTCACCGAGGAGCTCCACTCGCTCAGCTTCGAGTCGGAGCTGCACCCGAACCAGTCCGGACTCAGCATCAAGCTGGAG GCCACGGCCCTGCCCCTCGTCGTCATCTCCAACGTCTGCCAGCTGCCCAGCGGCTGGGCCTCCATCCTCTGGTACAACATGCTCACCACGGAGCCCAAG AACCTCAAGTTCTTCCTGTCCCCTCCCGCCGCCAAGTGGTCTCAGTTGTCCGAGGTGCTCAGCTGGCAGTTCTCGTCCGTCACCAAGCGAGGCCTCAACCAGGAGCAGCTCAACATGCTGGCGGACAAGCTGCTCG GAGCCAAAGCTCAGAGGAATCCAGACGGCATGATTCCCTGGACCAAGTTCTGCAAG CAGAGCGCCAACGAGAAAGCCTTCCCCTTCTGGCTGTGGATCGAAGGAATCCTGGACCTGATCAAGAGGCACCTACTGTCGCTGTGGAACGACGG ATGCATCATGGGCTTCATCAGCAAGGAGAGGGAGAAGGGCATGCTGAGCGACAAGTGTCCCGGGACCTTCCTGCTGCGCTTCAGCGAGAGCAGCAAGGAGGGAGCCATCACCTTCACCTGGATTGAGCACGACGTCCACG ACAAGCCGGTTTATCACTCCGTGGAGCCGTACACCAAGAAGGAGCTGACGGCCGTGTCGCTGCCAGACATCATCCGCACCTACAAGGTGATGGCTGTGGAGAACATCCCCGAGAACCCGCTGCGCTTCCTCTACCCCGACATCCCCAAAGACAAGGCCTTCGGGAAGTACTACCCCAAACCCTCAGAGA CTCAAGAGCCGATGGACGTGGAGAGCACGGAGAAGAGCGGCTACATGAAGACGGAGCTCATATCTGTCTCTGAAGT ACATCCGTCCCGACTGCAGGACAACATGATGCCCATGTCTCCTGACGACTACAAAGCCTTGGAGCGCTACGTCAGCCCCCGAGACATCGACGCCGTG TTGGATCTACACGGTTTGGTTCCCCAG GAGCAAGATatgagctgcagctttgaaACTTCTAACTTCTTGTTGTAG